The Schistocerca gregaria isolate iqSchGreg1 chromosome 2, iqSchGreg1.2, whole genome shotgun sequence genome contains the following window.
GGCAGCAGTAATATTTCCAACTTCGTAAAATTACTATGACATTAACTATACTTCTTTCTTTGGTTAACCCATTTGTTAGTTGTCTGCATTACAGTTAGCTGTATTTATTTCTCGCTAACACAGCTCACTACTTGGTAATTGGTACCGCCTAGGCGTCCATTTATCGAAGCTTGACGCGCAGTCTCCTAGGTCTTACGCAAGCGGGATTTCATGCGACAGTGTGCTGTGTGGGCTACGCCTTAGTTGTTGTATAGCTGCTCAAGTGACCAAACGTGAAACTTCGGACACTACTCGCAAGACGTGATGCAGCGCTTCGCCTCCCTCTTAATTGGAGTACTGTGTGGCATTGGCACTTCCGCGTCATATGTTGGCAACGATTTAGTTTTACACGGAAACAATATACATTTGGTTGGAAACCGAGGAAAAGTTTATGGTGATTACTGTAATGTTGTCGGCGATTCTTGTGATATCTATGGTAACGATGGAAAAATAGTGGGTGACAATGGTGTTATTGTAGGTGCGAGAGGAATGATCGTGGGCAACAATGGAAATATAACCGGCAGTAACGGTAAAATAACAGGAACTAACGCAGGAATTCAAGGCGATAACGCGCATGTTAATGGCGAAAATGCTGTTGTGATAGGAGATAATGCTAAGGTAACAGGTCAAAACGCAAGAATTATAGGGAACAATGGTACAATTGTTGGAGATTATGGTACTATCCACGGTAATAATGGTGTTATTCGCGGTTATAGTGCTAGGATAGTAGGAGATAATGGAGTAATTTACGGCAAAGGTGGTACCATTTCTGGTGCAGGAGGACATATATATGAGAATGACAGCGTAGTTGTGAATTCCGTTGGCATCATAATAACAAATGGTAACTGGTAGTTTGGTTTTGCCAGAATTGCAATTTTTAGAAACTGTTTGCAATATTTTAATCAGAAGATGCCATTTGCTCAGTGAAAGTAGACGTCACTCTGACAATAAAAGACGCCATTGAAATTATTTCACTCTCTTATGACTGGCTGTTATTTGTACAGTAGCTTTTGGAACTGCCAAGATTGTTGTTAACTACCTTTATTGTGCGCATTAAGGTGGTAGACGTAGGCCTACATCACGTAACAATATCAGTTATCATATTGTCATGAAGAATGAAAAATATTAGAGGACAATAATCAATTATTTGCAAAAAATAATCATGCCCTCtataaactgttttatttttctcttctttttttgcaTGTTGAGTGACATATTACTTTTCCTTTTATGATTTTATGCACATAATGACTAATAAATGGATCGTCTTGATCAACAGTTCAATATTTAATTGGAGACTGCTTGCGTCACAATTTATTGGTTTTATTAAAAGGGTGAGACTAGTATTATTAGAAATGAAGTTTGTTTCATATCCAACGTTTATTCTTTAACTGAATGTTAAGGATATACatgcagacaaaacaaattaaattaagCACTTTGGAAGCACTGTATTCTGTGTGCTCTAAGTAATGTGTTACAAACTTAGTTAAAGTACTATGCAACAGTGAAAACTGAGGTAATTTTATGTAATGAGAATTACTAGTACTTTAATTCTGTTTTAAACCATTTCATGAAAGTTTGATGAGATGTCAAGTGGAGAAAATCTATTACAACTGAATTATGTCTTTTTTTTACACTCACCTGTTGTACTCATTTCTACAATTATCACCAGTTTTCATCTTTTTAGATCAGTTGTTGTTTCAGAATAACCATTTTGTTACAAGTGTTGTACACAGAGTGACAAGATGGCTACGTCAGCAATAAAATGTAGTTTTGGAAGCAAATTATTTCACTTAATGAAAGAAAGGGAGAAGTAATCAGAATAAGGTTTTGTCACAAAGAATATACTGGTGATTGGCTTCTGATTTTTAAGTGGTGCCTGGAGCTGACAGTGGACATGTATGTGAGTTTTCTACTCCTGATGAATGACTGTCCAAAACGCAAATATTTACAGCaccctttttcattgtgcctgtctgcgaacTCAGTGCCTGCTCGATGTGGTGAGTATCAATCTATTGTTCCCAAATAGCTGTTATGCCAGTTTCAATATTCCATTGTTTAGGTGACACGCATTGTTTGACGGCAGTGGCTGGTGGACAATAGAAGTGTTCTccctattttattttcattttttttatttctaaatccacCACCTCTTTCTTCTGTGTTACTATACTCATTAAGAAAagatcattagactgttcttttccTTGAAAGATGTATTCCTCTATACCATGTATATATTTTCCAATGATTGTTTTTATTTGAAGCACTCAAATTGTTCGTTAAACTTTTACAACAATCCTCTCTCAATGAGAGCAGCATACAGAagacatatatttatgatatgaaaggaagtgactgtacatcataaCAATGCTACAGTAAGATCCTAGGAGTCTTTCAAGTATGTTTATTCTAAGAAGATTCATATCTGGCATCCTTTCATGTAGCCATGCTGCAGCCAGAAACCCCAAGTTAAAATTGCTAACACAGCTCTTACTTTGGTTGTAAATTGCCTACCTCTACCAGAACTTCAGACACAAATACACGCCAGAGAAATGACACATGATAGAATTACAACTTTGGTGTAACCTCTACTTAAATCAATCTTAAATGTAACAGGTGTATTTCCTTTTGCTCTCTCAGGcttatcatttataagtaattaagaGTGACATACACCGTtttacacaacattattttataataattttaaagCAAATATACACATATCTTCTCACACCTGCTGCCACCTTTTCAAAGTAAACATCGCAgaactgttaataataataataattttattgtcattcagccattacagcaatagacaacgtcatatacatactaaaatacaattaatagtttgaaagaaacaacaggtttgttgttaGCATTAAagtattatattacagttgataaattctcttataTCATAGAATGGGTGGAGGACTAGGCAATCATGAATTGTTTGTTCGAATAATTGTtcaggtaattcttgaacagattgaggaagattattaaataatttgtacccCATGATTTCGTAGCCGTTGAGTGACTTTGACAGTCTGTGGTAAGGAATATAGAGGCAcctattccttcttgtattgtggttATGTACgttttctctggtttttgtttctggtcatttcttcttcgtataaattagaacatagtatatgtacaagtttataacagtcatgattttctgttcacagaacaatggtttacagtgtgccttatatgcagaaccagtaattatcctaatagcttttttttttgcagtattaatatgtcatgtacacagctagagttcccccacaaaataattccatatgttattatactttgaaaaaatgaaaaataggatGTTCTAACATATTTTTGAGGAACACAATCCATAAGTCTCCTTAACAGGTAAATAACTCTTGACAATTTACCACCAATATATTGTACATATTGAccccaagataatttatcatcAATGTATGCGTCCTAAAATTTGACATAACTTGGATCATCTGACAGAAGCTTGTCTCTAAGACTATAGACCATCTGCTGTGTTTTGTCTTCATTCAGCAGTAATCTATTTGCCTTGAACCAATCGGATGCTTGGTCAATTGTCTTTGCTGCACTAGTTTTAAGGCTATTGAAATCATCAGTAGCATGAGgaaatgttgtatcatctgcatacaacacaGTGGTGGACTTGATAAATGACGGCAGATCATTTATCATTATCAGGAACAAAATGGGGtccagcacagatccctgtggaacacctacctTGACTTGTTCTGTACTCGACATTTCTCTCCCTACACAAACAACTTGCTTATGGTTCTGACgatatgattttattaatttaaggcTGTTATGTCTAATGCCATAGAATTCCAGTTTTTCTAGGAGTGGCATATGCTTTACACAGTCAAAAACTTTGCTTAGATCACAAAATGTGAGTTGAGCATAGCCCTTATCCTCAAACACTTGATATAAGTATTTGAGTATAAAGTCTATAGCATCCACAGTAGACAactttttcctaaaaccatactgaGATTCACTAATTATTCCTAATTTTTCAAAGTAGACAGATAGCTGTTGGTAAATTACACATTCCAGTATTTTAGAAAAAGCTGAGACTATGGAGATTGGTCTGTAACTGGAAGGTGAGTCCATATCACCCTTTTTATATATTGGAACTACCCTAGCCACTTTGAGTACTTCGGGAAAATATCCATCAGATATGCATTTATTTATACAGAATGTTAAGCGGTACACAATATAGTCTATTACTTTCTTTAGTAAATTACAGGATATGTCATATATATCTACATTGTCTAAAGATTTCATCTGTTTTACAATGCTTAGGACATGACTAGGTGAGACCTCGGAGAACATAAACATACCTGTGTCTGTTGGTGTTCTGCAAACATTTTTAGAAAGTAACTCTGATGAACTGATATCAGGTATGATTATAGTATTTCCTACATCTTCAACAGatttaataaagaaatcattgaatttttggggacttctattaatttttttgcttcttACATCTTTAGCAACACCATTTATTAatttccatgcagctttgcacttatttGTGGAATTATCAATGGTATTGAAATTATGTGCTTTTTTGGCTTCCACAATGGCTTTTTTATACTCATTCCTGCATTTTATATAGGCTAATCTGGCATGTTCTGTTTTATGATTGCTACATATATTATGCAACACCATAACTTGGTTTTTCATATTTGATAATTGTTTAGTGAACCATGAATTTTGTCTGTTTGTAGCCCTGTTTGTAAAGCCTTTGTCAGTTAATTTGCCTTTCTTTATGGGGATGTTGTCATTAAATTGtgtcagaaatgttttaaaaaatctcccAAATAATTGTTTCCCTGACAAATCAGCACTAACACTATAACCTGTGTCACCATGACATTGGTTGAACCAGTCTCTCTCAGCAAGGGACTTACAGAGTtgaacaattttgtcatctgtgacagGTCTGGTGATTATAATTTTTGGGACAGGCTTAGGAATATTACTATTATCAATACAGAACCTACTTGTATAGTTTAAAGATACAGAGTcatgatctgaaaatggaaatgctgtaacatcacatgattcttctgtagttttaaagtcgacaaaaatattgtcaagacatgcttTATCTCTTGTGGGCCTGTTATTGATTGAGTGCAAATTGTACTGTCTTAGAAGGTTTTTCAACTCAGTCACAGTACGTTTATGTGTTGTTATATCAAAATCTGCATTCAGATCTCCACCAATTACTATGTCATAATGCAACCATCTGGTCCCTCTTAGTACATCTAACAGCATGTCCAATTTTTCCAGAAGTACATTGACGATACCCTTAGGTGACCTGTAAAGGGATACTATTACTAACTTAAGACTGACCATAACTATACCAGTGGCTTCAAAGTTCTGTTCCTCACATAAATAATCTAGGTCCAACTTAACAATGGAGCAGCTGAATGACTTATTAATATATATTGCCACACCACGTCTTATATGCAATTTTCTACAGTAACTATTTGCTACATTATAGGTATCAAGTTTGACAACTGAAGTGCACTCTCAGTAACCCAATGTTCACTCagacagaaaatataaaatttgttatctagtccaaaactgtttacaataaattctttatcTATTAGTCCTTGAACATTCAGATAGCAAATTTTAAGATCATAATTGTTGTTTATTTTAAATTGAACATTTTGGTGAGGTGTTATGAAAGTTTTTACAATACTTATCTCATGGGCTTCTTCATCTTGCTGCCTTccactaaaaaatcatttagacgAACAGCAGGTGCTGTTTTCCGTCTACCTGTAACACTTGATGCTGCTTCTCCTGCTGGAATTCTCTTTTCTCCTTTTAGAGGCACTGTAGTTACTGTTGTTGGTGAaacttctgctgttactgctactgTTACTTCCTTTTCCACTGCTGTTACTGATAATGCCACTGGTGACTGTGGCGCTTTACATGTTTGCACAGTTGTAATTTTTTCATCGTAGAGTATATctgcagatgtttcttcctcatatgCTGTTGGTGCACTTTTCTTTTTTGTAGTCATTGGCAGAAAACCTGTTGCAGGTAGACATCTACTCTTGCTGTCTTTATCACCTCGAGAATTTCTTTGGCCAGCACTT
Protein-coding sequences here:
- the LOC126329358 gene encoding uncharacterized protein LOC126329358 → MQRFAFVLIAVLCGIRSAASYFGDDLILHGNNLHLVGNRGKVYGDNCNVVGDSCDIYGNDGKIVGDNGVIVGARGMIVGNNGNITGSNGKITGTNAGIQGDNAHVNGENAVVIGDNAKVTGQNARIIGNNGTIVGDYGTIHGNNGVIRGYSARIVGDNGVIYGKGGTISGAGGHIYENDSVVVNSVGIIITNGNW